The Acidimicrobiales bacterium DNA segment CGCTCGGCGAGCACCTCGTCGAGGGCGTCGAGGAACTCGCTCGTCGTCATGTGGTCGGCGTAGGCGCGGAACGACGGGTGCCGCAGCGCGACGTTGGGCGAATCGGGGCGCCCGCGGCGGAAGCCTCCGAGCCGCGGCTCCCAGCGGTAGGCGATGCCGGCGTCGGCGAGCGCCGCGGCGAGCGGCTGGCGGGCGAGGTCGGGGTGGCGCCGGCTCCCCGGGTAGGAGCGGACGTCGACCACCGCCACGACCCCGCCGGCGGCGAGCCGATCGGCGAGCGCGCCGGCCGGCAGGCGGCCGTGGCCCGCAGTCGCGAGTGGGGGCGCGCTCGAGTCGACCGCCGCCCCTGCCGGCGGTCGAGGCCCGCTCACTCGGCCCGAGCCCCCCCGGGAAAGCGTGGGGCGCCTCGCGGGCGATGCGGAACGGGCCTGCTCACGCGCGGTGCCGGGCGCTGCGGATGGAAAGTCCGGTACGGCGGCGGTGGAGGCTGAGGTAGCTGAACGGCTCGTCCGCGACGAGCCGGCGGGGCGCGCCACGCGGCACGTGGACGAGCTGCAGCGGGCCGAGCCGGGCCCGGCCCGCGGCCGACTCGATGGTCCCCTCGCCCTCGAGGCCGAGGAGAAGGACGTCGACGTCGTCGTTCACGTGCGAGCCGACCTCGTCACCGGCCTCGAGGCGCGCGAGGTTGACGTTCAGGTCCGCGCTCTCCTCGAGCGCCCACAGCACCCCACGGCCGCTCGCGCCGCGAGCCACCTCGATCAGGTCGACGACCCCGGGTCCCGGCGAGCGCCGGCCTCGGCAGCGGTGCGCCACGCCGAGCGCCACGTTGGGCGCGCTGCCCGCTCCCTCGAGGGCGTAGGCGACCTCGTCGTCGATAGCCGCGCACTGCCCGAGGGACAGGACGCGCCGCTCGCTCGCGATCTCGAGCGCGAGCCTGCCCGAGAGGGCGACGATGACGAGGTGACCGTCGGCCTCCTGCTCGAGGCGTTCACCCGGCGCGAGGGTCACGGAGAAGACGCGCTGTCCGGCGCGCTCCGCGAGCACCCGCAGCGGGATCGCCTCCTCGCGTCCGGTGATCGCGGCGAAGGTGACGCTGCCGCTCCGCCCGGTGGCGTCGCCTCGCGTCACTCGAGCCGGCCTACGCGCTCGCTCTCGGCAGGATGGCGAGCTGCGTGGCTCGCACGACCGCCTCCGCCTTGGTGTGCGCGCCGAGCTTGACGAGGATCGCCTGCAGGTGGTTGCGCACGGTGTTCACGCTGATGGCGAGCTCCTTCGCGATCGACGCGTTCGTGGCGCCGCGCGCGACGAGCTGCAGCACCTCGAGCTCGCGAGCGGTGAGCGTGACGGGGGTGCGGAGTCGTTCCGGTGCGAGGCGCCCCACGAGCGACGGGATGAGGCGCACCGGGAGGGCCGCTGCGCCGAAGGCGAGGTCGTGGACGGCGCTCTCGAGGTCCTCGGCCGATGACTCCTTGACGAGGTAGCCGGCTGCGCCTGCCTCGATCGCCGCGACGGCGAGCGCCTCGTCGGCGTGCGTGCTCACGAGGGCAAGGCGCGCCGAGGTCCTCCCGCCGAGACGGCGGAGCAGCTCGAGGCCGCTCGCGTCGGCGAGCTGCTCGGCGACGAGGACGACATCGGGCTGGCTCGCGAGCACGGCGTCCTCCGCCTCGCCGAGCACCGGGCGCGCCGCGCGCACCGTCATCGCTTGGTGGCCTTCGAGGGCCCGAGCCAGGCGGTCGATGAAGGCCTCGTCGTCGTCGACGACGAGGACGGTGATGTTCGCGGCCACCGGGACCATCGTAGGCTCGCGCGCCGTCGCACCGTACGTGGGGGCACGCCTCCGGCCGCCTAGGCGCGCGGCGGCCCGAAGGCCTCGACGCGGCCGAATCCGGCGACGACGAGGAGCCCCTCGCCGGCGCTCGGGGCCGCGAGGCGCTCGGTTGCGATCGTTGGCACCGAGGCGACGACCCGTCCGCTCCTCGGGCTGAGCCCGACGAGCCGGGACCCGGTGAGGGTCCAGACGACGCCGCCAGCGATCGTGGGCGACCCGGCGCCCTCGACTCGGCTGCGCCACGCGAGCGCGAGGGATCGGGCCCCGACGGTGACGGCGCTCAGCGAGCCCCCAGGGCAAGGCACGTACACGCGCCGGCCGAGGACCGCGCTGCTGCCGATGGCAAAGCACACGTCGAGCGCGTCGAGGGCGCCGCCGATGCCGCCGAGGTGCTGGCGGTCGAGGAGGTAGGCACGCGCCTCCTTGCCGACGATGAACACCCGGTCCGGCCCGACGAGCACCGGGGAGGTCGAGCCGAGGTCGGCGTCGCTCGCGTTGTCGACAGCGAAGTCCCGAGGCGCGAACCACGAGAGGGGACGAAGCGTCGAGGAGAGCTCGAACACGGCATCGCCGCCGTCGAAGCGCGTCGTCGAGCTCCCGTTGCCCGTGGCGACGTAGACGTGGCCCGCGGGATCGACGGCGACCCCGCCGGGCGCCCAGATGCCACCCTCTCGCCGCGTGGGCACGGCGAACGAGAGGATCGGCCCCCGGCCGGTCTCGGGTACCCCGAGGAGGTAGCCGCGGTAGCGGCCGCAGTCTCCGTAGTTGCCTCCGAAGCCGACGAGCACCCGCCCGTCGTCCAGGGACAGCCCGGCCCGCTGCAGCTGGGCGGCAGCATCCCAGCCGGGGCGATCGAGGTCGCGCTGGAACAGGCGGTGGCCCTCGAGGGTGAAGGCCGCGAGCACGTGGCGGACCGTGCCGCCCTGCAGCGTGGCGGCCGAGACGAAGAGGCGCCGCAGGCGGGCGTCGATGACCATCGTGGACGTCACGCCGAGGCTCGGCGCGATGTCGCCGCAGGGGAGCGCGCCTGCGGGGACCGGCGTCCCGAGGTCGTGCTGCCACAGGATGCGCCCGTCGCTCGCGTCGAGGCTGTAGACGACGTCGCGCTCGGTTGCGACGAAGACCTGGCCGGCGAAGATGAGCGGCTCGCCGTAGATGGCGCCGTCCAGGTGGGGGCTGCGCCAGCGCGCCCGCAGTGGCAGGAGGGGCGGGCTGATCGGCTGGAGCCCGAGGCGGGCGGGGTCGCCGCCGTAGGTGGTCCACGCAGGCTGGCGCGCGACGAGCGACGCGCCGGGCGACGCGGGTGCCGCGGCCGAGAGGGGCAGCGTGCACGCGACGGCGAGGGCGGTGCAGGCGAACGAGACCGGTCGTGCCCGCATGGCGCAATGATGACCCGCGGCCGCGCCGTTTCCCGGTCACGGCTCGGCGCCGTGCTAGGACGGTGCGCGGCGTCCACCGCTCCTCGGCGTCGGTGCGCCCGGTGGCGGGGACGGGCGAGGCCGCACGGGACGCTCGCGGCGAGTGGCGCCGCGTCAGACGAGCGAAGGGGGTTCGCGGTGGGAGGCTTCGCAGCGCTGCTCGCGCCGGAGTCGGAGGCGCTGCCGGCGAGGATCGCCGAGCTCACCCTCGAGGAGCTCGAGGACGACGACGTCACGGTCGCGATCGAGTGGTCGAGCCTGAACTACAAGGACGCGCTCGCCGTGACCGGCAGGGGTCGCATCGTCCGGAAGACGCCGATGGTCTGCGGCATCGACCTCGCCGGCCGCGTCGCGTCGAGCCGCGACGGGGCGCTGCAGACCGGCGAGCTCGTGGCGGTGACGGGCTGCGGGCTCGGGGAGGACCACTTCGGCGGGTACGCGGCCTACGCGCGCGTTCCGGCGGCGTGGTGCGTGCCCCTGCCGCCGGGGATCGACGCCTACGCGGCGATGGCGCTCGGGACGGCAGGCGTGACCGCCATGCTCGCCATCCTCGCGCTCGAGCGGAACGGCTCGGGTGCCGACGCGCTCGACGGCCTCCCCCTGCTCGTCACCGGTGCGTCCGGCGGCGTCGGCTCGCTCGCCATCGTGCTGGCCGCGCGCCTCGGCTACCAGGTCCTCGCCTCGACGGGGCGACTCGGCGAGGCCGCCTACCTGCGGAGCCTCGGTGCTCACGACATCCTGGCGCGCGAGGAGCTCGCCGGGTCGCCGCCCCGGCCGCTCGAGCATGTCCGCTTCGGGGCGGCGATCGACGTGGTCGGCGGGCGCACCCTCGCCCACGTCCTCGCAGCGACCCGGCCCGGGGGGACGGTCGCCGCCTGCGGGCTGGCTGGAGGCGCGGACCTCCCGACGTCGGTGCACCCGTTCATCCTCCGGGGGGTCACCCTGGCGGGCATCAACTCCGTCCACCTCGAGCCGGAGCTCCGCCGATCGGTGTGGGCTCGCCTCGCTCGGGACATGCCACTCGACCTGCTCGATCGCATCACGACGCGGGCGCACCTCGCCGACGTGCCGCGCCTCGCGCAGGAGCTCCTCGCGGGGCAGGTGCGCGGCCGCGTCGTCGTCGCGCCCGAGCCGCCGGCGTCGTGACGCCGCTGCCAGGAGGTTGCTCAGCTCGCCGGGCTGGCGCCCTCGCCTGCCGGCTGGGCCGAGGCGGTCGGGACGCGGAAGAGGTTGTCACGGTAGAAGGCGAGCTCTGCGACGCTCTCGCGGATGTCGTCGAGCGCGCGATGGGCCCCCGCCTTGCGCGGCGCCTTCCGGTAGAGGGCGGGATACCACCGCTTGCACAGCTCCTTCACCGTCGACACGTCGATCGACCGGTAGTGGAGGTACTGGTCGATCTCGGGCAGGTGGTAGCTGAGGAAGCGCCGGTCCACGCCGATCGAGTTGCCGCACAGCGGCACCCGCCCGGGCACCGGCGCGTAGCGCTTGATGAACTCGAGCGTCGCCGCGCCGGCTTGCTCGAGGGTGACCTGCGACGACGCGATCGCGTCGAGCAGGCCGGACGAGGCGTGCATGGCGCGCACGACGTCGTCCATCTCGGCCAGCTGCTCCGGTGACGCCTTGACGACGAGGTCCGGACCCTCGGCGAGGATCGACAGGTCATCGTCGGTGGCGAGCGTGGCGATCTCGACGATGACGTGGCGCCTCGGGTCGAGCCCCGTCATCTCGAGATCCATCCAGATCAGCACGCTCGCGATCGTAGTGACCGGGGCCTTCCGCGGCGCCTGGGTGGACCCGCCTGCGTCGGCTGGATAGGTTGCGCCGGTGCGCGAGGTGGGCATGGTCCTCTCCGGCGGCGCCTTCGGGCCGCCTGCCTACCAGCATGACGGTGACGCCGGCGCCGACCTCCTGGCGCGCGAGGGCGCGCTCCTCGCTCCGGCGGGCGGCAGGTCGGTTGTCCCGACCGGTGTCGCGCTCGAGATCCCGGAGGGGTGCGCGGGCCTCGTCCTGCCGCGCAGCGGCCTCGCCGCGCGCCACGGCGTGACGTGCCTGAACGCCCCCGGCCTCATCGACAGCGGGTACCGAGGGGAGATCCAGGTCGTACTGGTGAACACCGATCCGACCGAGGCCTACGAGGTCCGCCCGGGCGACCGGATCGCCCAGCTGCTCATCGTCCCCTACGTCACGGCGTGCTTCGTGGCGCGGACCTCGCTCGCGGCGACGAGCCGTGGGCAGGGAGGCCTCGGCCACACGGGGCGGTGAGCCCCGCCGTGGCGTCGTGCCGGCGGGTGCAGCCGACGCGCCTCGTTGGTAATCTACGGGCGACGCGGACGTGGCTCAGTTGGTAGAGCATCACCTTGCCAAGGTGAGGGTCGCGGGTTCGAGTCCCGTCGTCCGCTCGCAGTAGAGGTCGCGGCCGTCCGGCACATGCTCGGGCTGCGAGGCGTCCCCGCGGCGGTCACCGCCGCCCACGGTGGCAGGTGCTGGTCGACGACCCCGACGAGACGTACTCGGCTCCCGAGCCTCGAGCCTGGACAGGTGGCCTCGCGCGCTCCCGGCGAGCGGCGCGCCGTGACCAGGGCCCTGCCGAGCAGAACAACGCCGCCTACACGCTCTCGCGCGCTCCCGGCGAGC contains these protein-coding regions:
- the orn gene encoding oligoribonuclease; amino-acid sequence: MLIWMDLEMTGLDPRRHVIVEIATLATDDDLSILAEGPDLVVKASPEQLAEMDDVVRAMHASSGLLDAIASSQVTLEQAGAATLEFIKRYAPVPGRVPLCGNSIGVDRRFLSYHLPEIDQYLHYRSIDVSTVKELCKRWYPALYRKAPRKAGAHRALDDIRESVAELAFYRDNLFRVPTASAQPAGEGASPAS
- a CDS encoding DUF488 domain-containing protein, yielding MSGPRPPAGAAVDSSAPPLATAGHGRLPAGALADRLAAGGVVAVVDVRSYPGSRRHPDLARQPLAAALADAGIAYRWEPRLGGFRRGRPDSPNVALRHPSFRAYADHMTTSEFLDALDEVLAERLERAGPPPSGLLALLCAETLWWRCHRRLIADAALLLRGVDVVHLMPNGTFAHHALTPGARRDGSGFLVYDGRDASPGPQRRP
- a CDS encoding PQQ-binding-like beta-propeller repeat protein; the encoded protein is MRARPVSFACTALAVACTLPLSAAAPASPGASLVARQPAWTTYGGDPARLGLQPISPPLLPLRARWRSPHLDGAIYGEPLIFAGQVFVATERDVVYSLDASDGRILWQHDLGTPVPAGALPCGDIAPSLGVTSTMVIDARLRRLFVSAATLQGGTVRHVLAAFTLEGHRLFQRDLDRPGWDAAAQLQRAGLSLDDGRVLVGFGGNYGDCGRYRGYLLGVPETGRGPILSFAVPTRREGGIWAPGGVAVDPAGHVYVATGNGSSTTRFDGGDAVFELSSTLRPLSWFAPRDFAVDNASDADLGSTSPVLVGPDRVFIVGKEARAYLLDRQHLGGIGGALDALDVCFAIGSSAVLGRRVYVPCPGGSLSAVTVGARSLALAWRSRVEGAGSPTIAGGVVWTLTGSRLVGLSPRSGRVVASVPTIATERLAAPSAGEGLLVVAGFGRVEAFGPPRA
- a CDS encoding response regulator transcription factor, giving the protein MAANITVLVVDDDEAFIDRLARALEGHQAMTVRAARPVLGEAEDAVLASQPDVVLVAEQLADASGLELLRRLGGRTSARLALVSTHADEALAVAAIEAGAAGYLVKESSAEDLESAVHDLAFGAAALPVRLIPSLVGRLAPERLRTPVTLTARELEVLQLVARGATNASIAKELAISVNTVRNHLQAILVKLGAHTKAEAVVRATQLAILPRASA
- the dut gene encoding dUTP diphosphatase, whose translation is MREVGMVLSGGAFGPPAYQHDGDAGADLLAREGALLAPAGGRSVVPTGVALEIPEGCAGLVLPRSGLAARHGVTCLNAPGLIDSGYRGEIQVVLVNTDPTEAYEVRPGDRIAQLLIVPYVTACFVARTSLAATSRGQGGLGHTGR
- a CDS encoding MDR family oxidoreductase, translating into MGGFAALLAPESEALPARIAELTLEELEDDDVTVAIEWSSLNYKDALAVTGRGRIVRKTPMVCGIDLAGRVASSRDGALQTGELVAVTGCGLGEDHFGGYAAYARVPAAWCVPLPPGIDAYAAMALGTAGVTAMLAILALERNGSGADALDGLPLLVTGASGGVGSLAIVLAARLGYQVLASTGRLGEAAYLRSLGAHDILAREELAGSPPRPLEHVRFGAAIDVVGGRTLAHVLAATRPGGTVAACGLAGGADLPTSVHPFILRGVTLAGINSVHLEPELRRSVWARLARDMPLDLLDRITTRAHLADVPRLAQELLAGQVRGRVVVAPEPPAS